The Peribacillus sp. FSL E2-0218 genome contains a region encoding:
- the cobA gene encoding uroporphyrinogen-III C-methyltransferase encodes MTIGKVYFVGAGPGDAGLITVKGQRAIEKADVIIYDRLLNPKILEAASLDCELIYCGKTPYSNGIDQSDINALLVSKALDGLVVIRLKGGDPAVFGRVGEEAESLQANGISFEIIPGVTSGIASSIYAGVPVTHRNHGRSFAMVTGHGEGLQDIGWKGLVDGIDTIAFYMGVANLTDICKNLIGHGKPGNTPVLVIQWGTYGRQVTAEGTLDDIVERVREKSLLNPAITLVGDVITLRGNLQWFENKPLYGQQFLVARTGTVKSHLAEELQELGGDVIEFPKWMANGVKMEESQLLSFLSYERILFTSPESIHGFLDSLTEHAIDFRRISSELYVVSRKSKQVLQQRGLVAKLQTEMEDTGRLLVIGDSDKNRIDSDYGEADYVQSIEKFVDERFFEILPRMLAEKAVDTVLFSNRHSVDMLMEYTSKANVDIEALLRRASIGVIGKSTGKRIQDYGFSVHMMPEEPSVEGLVALIKTFPCLY; translated from the coding sequence ATGACCATTGGCAAGGTTTATTTTGTGGGCGCAGGCCCGGGGGATGCGGGATTGATTACCGTAAAAGGCCAAAGGGCAATTGAAAAAGCAGATGTCATTATATATGATAGACTGCTGAATCCTAAAATATTGGAAGCCGCCTCGCTCGATTGCGAATTGATTTATTGCGGGAAGACACCTTATTCGAATGGCATCGATCAATCGGACATCAATGCCCTGCTTGTGTCGAAGGCCCTTGATGGATTGGTGGTCATTCGTCTGAAAGGCGGGGACCCTGCCGTTTTTGGAAGAGTGGGTGAGGAAGCGGAGTCGTTGCAAGCTAACGGGATCTCCTTTGAAATCATTCCGGGCGTTACGTCTGGGATCGCCTCCTCCATCTATGCGGGCGTCCCCGTGACACACCGAAATCATGGGCGCTCCTTTGCCATGGTGACGGGCCATGGAGAAGGATTGCAAGATATAGGTTGGAAGGGGCTCGTCGATGGGATAGATACGATTGCCTTTTATATGGGGGTGGCCAACCTTACGGATATTTGCAAAAACTTGATCGGCCATGGAAAGCCCGGAAACACGCCGGTACTTGTGATTCAATGGGGTACATATGGACGACAGGTAACCGCCGAGGGGACATTGGACGATATAGTGGAAAGGGTAAGGGAAAAGTCGCTTCTCAATCCAGCGATCACCTTGGTCGGCGATGTCATTACACTTAGGGGAAACCTGCAATGGTTCGAGAACAAACCACTATACGGCCAACAATTTTTAGTGGCCAGGACTGGCACGGTAAAGAGTCATTTGGCGGAAGAGTTGCAGGAACTTGGCGGCGATGTCATCGAGTTCCCGAAATGGATGGCGAATGGTGTGAAAATGGAAGAAAGCCAGTTGCTCTCTTTTCTTTCGTATGAACGAATTCTCTTCACTTCGCCAGAAAGCATCCACGGATTCTTGGATTCTCTCACAGAACATGCCATTGATTTTCGGCGGATATCATCTGAACTTTATGTTGTATCGAGGAAATCGAAGCAGGTTCTGCAACAGCGCGGATTGGTGGCAAAGCTCCAAACCGAGATGGAGGATACGGGAAGGCTGTTGGTTATTGGAGATAGCGATAAGAACCGAATCGATTCGGATTATGGGGAAGCGGATTATGTCCAATCGATCGAGAAATTTGTCGATGAGAGATTCTTTGAAATACTGCCGAGAATGCTAGCCGAAAAAGCTGTCGATACGGTGCTTTTTTCGAACCGGCATTCCGTTGATATGCTGATGGAATACACTAGCAAGGCAAATGTGGATATTGAAGCGCTGTTAAGGCGTGCTTCGATTGGCGTCATCGGCAAAAGCACCGGCAAAAGAATCCAAGACTATGGATTTTCCGTACATATGATGCCAGAAGAACCTTCTGTGGAAGGATTGGTGGCTCTGATTAAAACCTTTCCCTGCTTATATTGA
- a CDS encoding uroporphyrinogen-III synthase, with amino-acid sequence MSKLDGRTIALLGARKTEELSKIVHNLGGVPLVRPAQGTVFLDDSHLEEDVTRLMAGEFDWIILTTGVGTELLYKTALKLEAGERFIAALRSTKIAARGYKTVNMLKKLGLNPLIRDDDGSTAGLVRNLEGHLSGAVKVALQLHGDPAPLLMNWLDEQSVEHKEILPYEHIAPEIETMQQLAGEILDGTIDSVVFTSAPQPRNLMKFVREQGLEDQIIEQFKSKVVALAVGKVTAQVVIDEGIERVIYPEDQRMGSAMVELVKFYHGIASR; translated from the coding sequence ATGAGTAAGCTTGATGGCAGGACCATTGCTTTATTGGGGGCAAGGAAAACGGAAGAGCTCAGCAAGATCGTGCATAATCTTGGCGGAGTCCCGCTTGTTCGTCCGGCACAAGGGACGGTATTCCTTGATGATTCCCATTTGGAAGAAGATGTCACCCGTTTGATGGCAGGAGAGTTCGATTGGATCATCCTCACGACGGGAGTGGGTACGGAGCTTTTATATAAAACGGCATTGAAGCTGGAAGCGGGGGAGCGTTTCATAGCAGCTTTACGGTCAACGAAAATCGCGGCCAGGGGCTATAAAACGGTGAATATGCTGAAGAAGCTTGGCCTCAACCCGTTGATCCGTGATGATGATGGAAGTACGGCAGGACTCGTCCGCAACCTGGAGGGACATCTGTCCGGCGCTGTAAAGGTTGCCCTGCAGCTTCATGGCGATCCTGCTCCGCTCTTGATGAACTGGCTGGATGAACAAAGCGTGGAACATAAAGAAATCCTTCCCTATGAACATATAGCGCCTGAAATAGAAACGATGCAGCAGTTAGCAGGAGAAATCCTTGATGGCACCATCGATTCCGTCGTGTTCACGAGTGCACCGCAGCCTCGCAATTTAATGAAATTTGTCCGTGAACAAGGTCTGGAGGATCAAATAATTGAACAATTCAAATCGAAGGTCGTTGCACTTGCAGTCGGAAAGGTAACGGCGCAAGTGGTAATCGATGAAGGAATCGAGCGGGTCATTTATCCTGAGGATCAACGGATGGGCAGTGCAATGGTGGAACTGGTGAAATTTTATCACGGGATTGCAAGCAGATAG
- a CDS encoding L-lactate dehydrogenase, protein MNSTKGTKVVLVGTGAVGSSYAYALMNQGICDELVLVDLNQEKAKGDVMDLDHGLVYAPSAMNIKSGSYKDCSDAAIVVICAGAAQKPGETRLDLVKKNMNIFEAIVGSIMKAGFNGIFLVATNPVDILAYATWKFSGLPKEKVIGSGTILDSARFRSLLGQEFNTAPTSIHAYIIGEHGDSQLPVWSSANFSGLPIAPKLTEARKKEIAVSVRDAAYQIIESKGATYYGIAMGLARITKAILKNENVVLPVGSLLEGEYGHSNVYIGTPTVINRTGAKSIVELTLNESETEQFARSVHTLQDIQAQFWE, encoded by the coding sequence ATGAATTCTACAAAAGGAACGAAAGTCGTTTTGGTTGGTACTGGCGCAGTTGGATCAAGTTATGCCTACGCATTGATGAATCAAGGAATATGCGATGAGTTGGTGCTTGTCGATTTGAATCAAGAAAAAGCGAAAGGCGATGTTATGGACTTAGATCATGGTCTTGTGTATGCGCCTAGTGCCATGAATATAAAATCCGGATCATACAAGGACTGTTCGGATGCAGCAATCGTCGTAATATGTGCTGGGGCAGCACAAAAGCCCGGAGAAACCAGGTTAGATCTTGTAAAGAAAAATATGAACATTTTTGAAGCGATCGTCGGCAGCATCATGAAAGCTGGATTTAATGGCATTTTCTTGGTCGCAACGAATCCAGTGGACATTTTGGCATATGCGACTTGGAAATTTTCCGGTTTACCGAAAGAAAAAGTGATTGGGTCAGGGACTATATTGGATTCTGCAAGATTCCGCTCTTTATTAGGGCAAGAATTCAATACCGCACCTACAAGTATCCATGCCTATATCATTGGTGAACATGGTGATTCACAACTCCCGGTTTGGAGCTCTGCCAATTTCTCCGGTTTGCCGATCGCACCAAAATTAACGGAGGCAAGAAAAAAAGAGATTGCCGTCAGTGTCCGTGATGCTGCCTACCAGATCATTGAGTCTAAAGGTGCTACGTATTACGGAATCGCAATGGGATTGGCCAGAATCACAAAAGCGATTTTAAAGAATGAAAATGTCGTCTTGCCAGTGGGGTCATTGTTGGAAGGCGAATATGGCCATAGCAATGTTTATATCGGCACCCCTACTGTCATTAATCGCACAGGTGCAAAAAGCATTGTCGAGCTTACCCTTAACGAGAGCGAAACGGAACAGTTTGCCCGTTCAGTTCATACGCTTCAAGATATTCAAGCCCAATTTTGGGAGTAG
- a CDS encoding L-lactate permease, whose product MLAETYNPFNNLALSALVAAIPILLFLLCLTIFKMKGIHAALLNLFVTFLIVLFLFKLPLGEAIGSVVQGTFQGIWPIGYIIVMAVWLYKISVKSGKFEVLRGSIAGISQDQRLQLLLIGFCFNAFLEGAAGFGVPIAICAVLLVSLGFKPLQAAMLCLIANGASGAFGAIGIPVGIIDTFGLENVTSMNVSVMTALTLPLINFTIPFLLIWLMDGMKGIKQVLPAILVTSITYTVSQAIMTVFIGPELADIIPSLLTMGVLALFLNKWQPTHIFLLNGKEYQVEKHTKSDVIKAWSPFYLLTAFVLIWSLPAFKGLFSQGGVFESAVLKFTIPGSSIAIGIDLIGATGTAILLAALTTIATTKAINVREGLSLLKKTVSEFRIPIIMICAIIGIAKLMSYGGLTIVLGEAVATTGHIFPLLSPLLGWIGVFMTGSVVNNNTLFAPIQSTAGHIIGTNPSLLVSANTAGGVMAKLVSPQSIAIATAAVGETGQESALTKMTLKYSFGLLAFVCIWTFILSLIF is encoded by the coding sequence ATGTTAGCAGAAACATACAACCCCTTTAATAATCTTGCCCTTTCAGCATTGGTTGCAGCTATACCGATCCTTTTATTTCTATTATGCTTGACCATCTTTAAAATGAAGGGAATACATGCAGCCCTTTTAAACCTATTCGTTACCTTTCTTATTGTCCTCTTCCTCTTTAAGCTACCTTTGGGAGAAGCCATCGGAAGTGTGGTTCAAGGTACGTTCCAAGGAATATGGCCGATTGGTTATATCATCGTGATGGCGGTCTGGTTATATAAAATCTCCGTTAAATCCGGCAAGTTCGAGGTGTTACGCGGCAGCATTGCAGGGATTTCACAAGACCAGCGCCTTCAGCTTTTACTGATTGGTTTTTGCTTCAACGCCTTTCTTGAAGGGGCAGCAGGTTTTGGTGTACCGATCGCCATCTGTGCCGTCCTATTAGTGTCATTGGGATTCAAGCCTTTACAGGCAGCGATGCTCTGTCTGATAGCAAATGGTGCTTCAGGAGCATTTGGGGCAATCGGGATACCCGTTGGCATCATTGATACATTCGGCCTGGAAAATGTGACTTCGATGAATGTGTCCGTGATGACCGCGTTAACACTGCCACTCATTAACTTTACCATTCCGTTTTTATTAATATGGTTGATGGATGGAATGAAAGGGATCAAACAAGTATTGCCGGCCATATTAGTGACATCGATTACTTATACTGTATCCCAGGCAATCATGACCGTTTTTATAGGCCCAGAGTTAGCTGACATTATTCCATCACTATTAACAATGGGTGTGTTGGCGCTATTCCTAAATAAGTGGCAGCCTACACACATATTTTTACTCAACGGCAAAGAGTATCAGGTTGAAAAGCATACTAAGAGTGATGTTATCAAGGCATGGTCTCCATTCTATTTATTAACGGCATTTGTCTTGATTTGGAGCTTACCTGCATTTAAAGGATTGTTTTCTCAAGGAGGCGTCTTTGAATCGGCTGTTCTGAAATTTACGATTCCGGGGTCATCGATTGCGATCGGCATTGATTTAATCGGTGCTACGGGAACGGCAATCTTATTGGCTGCGCTGACGACCATCGCAACGACAAAAGCCATTAATGTCAGGGAAGGTCTTTCCCTCCTGAAAAAAACGGTTTCAGAGTTTCGGATTCCAATCATCATGATCTGTGCAATCATCGGGATAGCCAAATTGATGTCATATGGTGGATTAACCATCGTTTTAGGCGAAGCGGTTGCGACAACAGGGCATATCTTCCCGCTCTTATCACCGCTATTAGGCTGGATTGGCGTGTTCATGACTGGGTCTGTAGTGAATAACAATACGTTATTTGCTCCGATACAGTCCACTGCAGGTCATATCATCGGGACAAACCCATCATTATTGGTTTCCGCAAACACGGCCGGGGGCGTCATGGCAAAGCTCGTTTCCCCACAATCAATCGCAATCGCTACGGCAGCCGTCGGAGAAACCGGACAAGAATCCGCCTTAACGAAAATGACATTGAAATACAGCTTTGGGTTATTAGCCTTCGTATGCATTTGGACATTCATATTGTCGCTAATCTTTTAA
- a CDS encoding DsbA family oxidoreductase: MKVEIWSDYQCPFCYIGKRRFEEALKQFENKEQVEVEFRSFELNPDAERDINMTQQEMLMKKYGMSQADVAASSQNLTQQAKELGLDYHLDNIVLTNSFDAHRLMYLAQSKGKENEMNERLFKAYFTEGKHIGDHAELVKLAQEAGLDKSEAEAVLAGPAFTAEVRGDEQEGSQLGITGVPFFVINRKYGISGAQPIEAFLDTLKKVWAEENPLQMVNDPATGEACADGSCSVPEK; encoded by the coding sequence ATGAAGGTGGAAATTTGGTCGGATTATCAATGTCCGTTCTGTTATATAGGGAAACGTCGATTCGAAGAGGCTTTGAAGCAATTTGAAAATAAAGAGCAGGTGGAGGTGGAATTTCGCAGCTTTGAGCTGAATCCTGACGCAGAACGGGACATCAATATGACCCAACAGGAAATGCTTATGAAAAAATATGGCATGTCGCAAGCGGACGTGGCAGCAAGCAGCCAAAACCTGACGCAACAGGCAAAGGAATTGGGGCTCGATTATCATTTGGACAACATCGTCTTGACGAATTCGTTCGATGCTCACCGCCTGATGTACCTTGCCCAATCAAAAGGTAAAGAGAATGAAATGAACGAGCGCCTGTTTAAAGCATACTTTACGGAAGGTAAGCATATTGGCGATCATGCTGAACTGGTCAAGCTGGCACAAGAAGCCGGCCTTGATAAGTCTGAAGCTGAAGCCGTTCTCGCCGGGCCGGCATTCACGGCTGAAGTAAGGGGCGATGAGCAGGAAGGAAGCCAGCTTGGAATAACCGGTGTTCCCTTCTTTGTGATCAACCGCAAATATGGCATATCCGGAGCTCAGCCAATCGAAGCTTTCCTTGATACACTGAAAAAAGTGTGGGCGGAGGAAAACCCGCTTCAAATGGTCAATGATCCCGCAACTGGTGAAGCATGTGCGGATGGCTCCTGTAGCGTGCCGGAAAAATAA
- a CDS encoding Rrf2 family transcriptional regulator: MSSGNRNNQIGPPRFAIAVHSLVWLAQSEKLLTSSAIASKVKSHATFLRRVMAQLAAEGIVETKEGRDGGYSLKVPASQLTLADVYQAVRPECLVCMETSECGEIGKQLDDALEEIMNEAEKETLRLLKGYTLEDFMKKVDFEHFEKECLG, translated from the coding sequence ATGTCTTCAGGTAATCGGAATAATCAAATTGGACCGCCGCGCTTCGCCATCGCCGTCCACTCCCTGGTTTGGCTCGCACAAAGCGAAAAGCTCCTGACAAGTTCGGCAATTGCCTCAAAGGTTAAATCACATGCCACGTTTTTAAGGAGGGTGATGGCACAGCTTGCAGCTGAGGGCATCGTCGAAACGAAGGAAGGCCGTGATGGGGGATATAGCTTGAAGGTGCCAGCATCACAGCTAACTTTGGCGGATGTGTATCAAGCGGTCCGGCCGGAATGCTTGGTTTGTATGGAAACGAGCGAATGCGGTGAAATCGGGAAGCAGCTGGATGATGCCTTGGAGGAAATCATGAATGAAGCGGAAAAGGAAACCCTGCGTCTATTGAAGGGTTATACTTTAGAAGATTTCATGAAAAAAGTCGACTTCGAACATTTTGAAAAAGAGTGTCTAGGGTAA
- a CDS encoding EamA family transporter, whose product MKDKYPMLLVILGAMLWGTTGTAQSFAPAAANPIAIGAVRLAVGGAALCLMASWQKKWTRSNWPIKETFLATLGMACYQPLFFMAVSLTGIAIGTIMTLSSAPIIAGLLEWSFSKKRPAASWWAATGLSIAGCFLLFSNHGSVTIDPVGALLAMGAGASFTVYTLVSKRILKQQPPEATAAVIFGFSALLLAPALFILDISWIATPNGLAVSLHLGLLATAVAYLFFNKGLISVPSSTAVSLSLAEPLTAALLGVFLVGESMASLSWIGIALLLCGIIILTIFPGERKRPSSVKHGLSIKAD is encoded by the coding sequence ATGAAGGATAAATACCCCATGTTACTCGTCATACTCGGTGCCATGCTGTGGGGGACGACCGGCACTGCCCAATCATTCGCCCCAGCCGCTGCCAACCCCATTGCAATCGGGGCCGTCCGTTTGGCAGTCGGAGGTGCAGCTTTATGCCTGATGGCAAGTTGGCAAAAAAAGTGGACACGTAGTAATTGGCCTATCAAAGAAACTTTCCTGGCGACTTTGGGTATGGCCTGCTACCAGCCGCTCTTCTTCATGGCCGTCAGCCTGACCGGAATCGCCATCGGTACCATCATGACACTAAGCAGCGCGCCCATCATCGCCGGACTCCTTGAGTGGTCGTTTAGTAAAAAACGGCCAGCCGCAAGCTGGTGGGCCGCCACCGGTTTATCGATTGCAGGATGCTTCCTGCTCTTTTCCAATCATGGGTCGGTTACAATCGACCCAGTCGGCGCATTGCTTGCAATGGGGGCTGGAGCTTCCTTTACGGTATACACACTGGTCAGTAAAAGGATCTTGAAGCAACAACCTCCGGAAGCGACTGCCGCTGTGATCTTCGGCTTTAGCGCCCTTTTATTGGCACCCGCTTTATTCATATTGGATATCAGCTGGATCGCCACGCCAAACGGGCTGGCCGTCAGCCTTCACCTTGGCCTTCTTGCTACAGCGGTGGCTTATTTATTTTTCAACAAAGGACTCATCTCCGTCCCTTCTTCGACAGCCGTTTCCCTGTCACTCGCTGAACCGCTGACAGCCGCCCTTCTAGGCGTATTCCTTGTCGGTGAAAGCATGGCTTCCCTATCATGGATCGGGATCGCATTGCTTCTATGCGGAATCATCATATTGACGATTTTTCCCGGGGAACGAAAACGTCCTTCATCGGTGAAGCACGGGCTTTCCATCAAAGCAGATTGA
- a CDS encoding TetR/AcrR family transcriptional regulator, with amino-acid sequence MSDDHEIIANEPIPSKIKEALLSLLMEKDIRRITSKEIAALANVSRGALYFYYEDKYDIFEEIVEEQKDGLQMAIFNSLKDLDHINLREMNLKVLPALSYVAMHTPFFLTMMDRNKMPYVNFHAFFFEVFNREVLLTPMKENVSETLKDMYVHYRALYTYAIILFWFKEGMKPSPEKISRQYWDLVSQKRYYWIFGVPVLPDVEEDRIDRRVIRTRQALQEAMIQLIIEKKDYSAVTISDITRRSDMRRATFYDHYSGKEDLLKAITHHFCTDIIAILTLEGSREKVTIKQSEAILVRLFAYLSEHTSIVHFMSGNYGIPDPIPEILNTLSQFYLKQSLDILAGKHMYAYYVSGLLVGLILYRLQEGKEYTPQFLAQEFIQFLDLKKYKINLL; translated from the coding sequence GTGTCAGATGATCATGAAATTATTGCAAATGAACCAATACCTTCAAAAATAAAGGAGGCATTGCTGAGCCTTCTTATGGAAAAGGACATCCGCCGTATCACCAGCAAGGAAATAGCCGCTCTGGCAAACGTCAGCAGGGGTGCCTTGTACTTCTACTATGAAGATAAGTACGATATTTTCGAGGAAATAGTTGAAGAGCAAAAGGACGGGTTACAGATGGCCATTTTCAATTCCCTGAAGGACTTGGACCATATCAACCTGCGAGAAATGAATTTGAAGGTCCTTCCTGCATTATCATATGTGGCGATGCATACTCCATTCTTTTTAACCATGATGGACCGGAATAAAATGCCTTATGTCAATTTCCATGCGTTTTTCTTCGAAGTATTCAATAGGGAAGTCTTGCTGACCCCGATGAAGGAAAACGTTTCGGAGACCTTAAAGGACATGTATGTGCATTATCGGGCCCTCTATACCTATGCCATCATCCTTTTCTGGTTTAAAGAAGGGATGAAACCTTCTCCAGAGAAGATCAGCCGGCAATATTGGGATCTGGTCAGCCAAAAAAGATATTACTGGATTTTCGGTGTTCCCGTTTTGCCGGATGTGGAGGAAGACCGCATCGATCGGCGTGTAATCAGGACGAGACAAGCGCTGCAGGAAGCGATGATCCAATTGATCATCGAAAAAAAAGACTATTCAGCCGTGACGATATCCGATATCACACGCAGAAGCGATATGCGCCGTGCAACTTTCTATGACCATTATTCCGGCAAAGAGGACCTGCTAAAAGCGATCACCCATCATTTCTGTACGGATATCATCGCGATCTTGACGCTTGAAGGGAGTAGGGAGAAAGTGACGATAAAACAATCGGAAGCCATTCTCGTTCGATTGTTCGCTTACCTGTCGGAACATACTTCCATCGTCCATTTCATGAGTGGAAATTACGGGATTCCCGATCCCATCCCTGAAATTCTCAATACCTTAAGCCAGTTTTATTTGAAGCAGAGTTTAGACATCCTTGCAGGTAAGCACATGTATGCGTACTATGTATCCGGGCTATTGGTGGGCCTTATCTTATACAGGCTTCAAGAAGGAAAAGAATACACCCCGCAGTTCCTGGCCCAGGAGTTCATCCAGTTCCTTGATCTGAAGAAATATAAAATCAATCTGCTTTGA